The following are encoded in a window of Spea bombifrons isolate aSpeBom1 chromosome 2, aSpeBom1.2.pri, whole genome shotgun sequence genomic DNA:
- the TFG gene encoding protein TFG: MNGQLDLSGKLIIKAQLGEDIRRIPIHNEDITYDELVLMMQRVFRGKLLTNDEVTIKYKDEDGDLITIFDSSDLSFAIQCSRILKLTLFVNGQPRPLESSQVKYLRRELIELRNKVNRLLDCLEPPAEPGIPTSLPDNEALDGREEKPAAHDSSVKQSTQVMAASMSAFDPLKNPDEINKNVMSAFGLSEDQVTGPPSAPVEERSSTPDSIASSSSAHPPGGQPPQQQPYPGAQHQQAGQIEGQMYPQYPQQSAGYAPAPQGQGQPQPQQQYGMQYSGYSQQTAPQFPAYNQQAAQPPAPQFPAQQQQLPSQPPQQYQAGTFPPQTYTTQASQPANYNVPPASQPGMAPSQPGAYRPGFTPPPGSTVTPPPSGPNPYARNRAPFGQGYAQPGPGYR; the protein is encoded by the exons ATGAATGGTCAACTGGACTTAAGCGGCAAGTTAATCATCAAGGCCCAGCTTGGTGAAGATATCCGAAGAATACCAATTCACAATGAGGATATCACTTATGATGAGCTGGTGTTGATGATGCAGAGGGTTTTTCGGGGAAAGCTCCTGACTAATGATGAGGTGACCATAAAGTATAAGGATGAAG atggGGATCTCATTACTATCTTTGATAGCTCCGATCTGTCATTTGCCATACAGTGCAGCAGAATACTGAAGCTTACTCTTTTTG TTAATGGACAGCCTAGACCATTAGAATCCAGCCAGGTGAAGTATCTACGCCGGGAGCTGATCGAACTTCGCAACAAGGTCAATCGGCTACTGGATTGCCTGGAACCTCCTGCGGAACCTGGAATTCCCACAAGTCTACCTGACAACG AAGCTCTTGACGGTAGAGAAGAAAAACCTGCTGCCCATGATTCCTCAGTTAAACAGTCTACCCAAGTCATGGCTGCCAGCATGTCTGCTTTTGATCCATTGAAGAACCCCGATGAGATCAACAAAAATGTCATGTCAGCTTTTGGATTAAGTGAGGACCAAGTAACTG GGCCTCCAAGTGCTCCTGTAGAGGAACGTTCCAGCACTCCTGACAGCATTGCCTCTTCGTCTTCTGCCCATCCTCCAGGCGGTCAGCCTCCGCAGCAGCAGCCTTACCCAGGGGCTCAGCACCAGCAAGCAGGTCAAATTGAAG GCCAGATGTATCCACAGTACCCCCAGCAGTCAGCTGGCTATGCACCAGCACCTCAAGGGCAAGGCCAGCCTCAGCCCCAGCAACAGTACGGCATGCAGTATTCTG GTTACAGTCAGCAGACCGCGCCACAGTTTCCAGCTTACAATCAGCAAGCTGCACAGCCTCCTGCCCCTCAGTTTCCAGCCCAGCAGCAACAACTACCCTCACAGCCTCCTCAGCAATACCAAGCTGGCACCTTCCCACCCCAGACATACACTACACAGGCCTCCCAGCCTGCTAACTACAATGTCCCCCCAGCTTCCCAACCTGGCATGGCTCCAAGCCAGCCAGGGGCTTATAGACCAGGATTTACCCCACCACCTGGCAGCACTGTCACTCCACCTCCAAGCGGGCCGAACCCATATGCACGCAATCGAGCCCCGTTCGGTCAGGGTTATGCTCAACCCGGACCTG